A genomic window from Candidatus Kouleothrix ribensis includes:
- a CDS encoding DEAD/DEAH box helicase family protein, producing the protein MNRYVNTIAGRLSLRPPQRRSLEILDRITELAPPKERIDAAVLLEAMRQEFPSLSDFEREFPSICFALATGVGKTRLMGAFISYLHLAHGIDNFFVLAPNLTIYNKLIADFTPNTPKYVFRGIAEFATEPPEIITGDNYESRARTLFDELIRCKINIFNISKINSEVRGGKSPRIKRLSEYIGDSYFNYLAELPDLVLLMDESHRYRASAGIRAINELKPILGLELTATPYVETSRGAVPFKNVIYDYPLSNAMADGFVKEPAVVTRKDFNPAGMSAEEIERLKLEDGLRLHESVKVELETYARESGNAIVKPFLLVIARDTTHASQLLTQIQSDGFFNGRYKDKVIQVDSSKTGAEEEEMIARLLKVEQTDEPTEIVIHVNMLKEGWDVTNLYTIVPLRAANARILIEQSIGRGLRLPFGKRTGVSAVDRLNIVAHDKFQEIIDEANRPDSAIHITSVVLDSAQLSQKLSTVVSQPHLATKLGFRPVHITGSTSIPGQHEQPAFTKPEDQQIAQIAYQVIRTLESQPQQLPTIEHLNRPEIQAAIVKAVEEQTTPAQLVLDGLDNRPDVAAIVAQTVAIVTQQTISIPRILVVPRGEVKAGFRPLTLDLKTLNYPPPSDELWAQHLRTGQRDIIAMSQGGAEESRLEDYVVSGLIDFDDISYDEHAELLYDLATQTVSHFKSYLSDEDTRKVLRLYQREIARFVHTQMQAYYWEEATEYLTEVSKGFTELKPSAYTHAINEQPINYTISPTDKTNMARYLFGGFSRCLYPVQKFASDAERRLAVILEREAEKWFKPALGQFQIYYSQGYEQREYQPDFVAETAHAIYMLEPKASNQLDDPIVLAKRTVAVEWCSRATAYASSYGGKPWHYVLIPHDAIADNRTLTGLVKQYGVG; encoded by the coding sequence ATGAACCGCTACGTCAACACCATCGCCGGCCGTCTGAGCTTGCGCCCACCCCAGCGGCGCTCGCTAGAGATTCTCGACCGCATCACCGAACTCGCACCGCCCAAGGAGCGTATCGATGCAGCAGTCCTGCTGGAGGCGATGCGCCAGGAGTTCCCCTCGCTCAGTGATTTTGAGCGGGAGTTCCCCTCGATCTGCTTCGCCCTAGCCACCGGTGTCGGCAAGACCCGGCTGATGGGAGCTTTCATCAGCTACCTGCATCTGGCGCATGGTATCGACAACTTCTTCGTGCTGGCACCAAACCTGACGATCTACAACAAGCTGATCGCCGACTTTACACCGAACACACCGAAGTATGTGTTCAGAGGCATCGCCGAGTTCGCCACCGAACCACCTGAGATCATCACCGGCGACAACTACGAGTCGCGTGCGCGCACCCTCTTCGACGAACTGATTCGCTGCAAGATTAATATCTTCAATATTTCGAAGATCAACTCTGAGGTACGCGGCGGCAAGTCTCCACGGATCAAGCGACTCTCAGAGTATATCGGCGACAGCTACTTCAACTACCTCGCCGAGCTGCCCGACCTGGTGCTGCTTATGGACGAGTCACATCGCTATCGGGCCAGCGCTGGCATCCGGGCGATCAATGAGCTCAAGCCTATCCTCGGACTTGAGCTAACCGCCACACCGTATGTCGAAACCAGCCGCGGCGCCGTTCCCTTCAAGAACGTCATCTACGATTACCCGCTAAGCAATGCTATGGCCGATGGCTTTGTAAAGGAGCCTGCGGTTGTCACGCGCAAAGACTTCAATCCGGCCGGTATGTCCGCTGAGGAGATCGAGCGACTGAAGCTTGAAGACGGCTTACGCCTGCATGAGAGCGTCAAGGTGGAACTGGAGACCTACGCTCGCGAGAGTGGCAATGCGATCGTCAAGCCCTTCCTGTTGGTAATCGCTCGCGACACCACCCACGCCAGCCAACTCTTGACTCAGATTCAGTCTGATGGCTTCTTTAACGGCCGCTACAAGGACAAGGTAATCCAGGTCGACTCCAGCAAAACTGGTGCTGAAGAAGAAGAGATGATTGCGCGTTTGCTCAAGGTCGAGCAGACTGACGAGCCCACCGAGATCGTCATCCACGTCAACATGCTCAAAGAGGGTTGGGACGTTACCAATCTCTACACTATTGTCCCGCTCCGGGCAGCAAACGCGCGTATCCTCATTGAACAATCAATTGGTCGTGGTCTGCGGCTGCCCTTTGGCAAGCGAACCGGTGTTAGCGCCGTTGACCGCCTCAACATCGTTGCTCACGACAAGTTTCAGGAGATCATCGACGAGGCCAACCGACCGGATTCGGCGATCCATATTACTTCCGTGGTGCTCGACAGCGCGCAACTCAGTCAAAAGCTCAGCACTGTTGTCTCGCAGCCACATCTGGCCACAAAGCTTGGCTTTCGGCCAGTTCATATCACGGGCAGCACAAGCATACCGGGCCAACACGAGCAACCAGCCTTCACAAAGCCGGAAGATCAGCAGATTGCCCAGATCGCCTATCAAGTCATCCGCACGCTTGAGAGTCAACCGCAGCAACTGCCGACAATCGAGCATTTGAACCGACCAGAGATTCAAGCTGCGATTGTTAAAGCGGTTGAAGAACAAACCACACCAGCGCAGCTTGTGCTCGACGGCCTCGACAATCGACCTGATGTTGCAGCAATTGTCGCGCAGACAGTAGCGATCGTTACCCAGCAGACGATCAGCATCCCACGCATTTTGGTGGTGCCTAGAGGAGAAGTGAAGGCTGGCTTCAGACCTTTGACGCTCGATCTGAAAACGCTCAATTACCCCCCGCCCTCTGATGAGCTCTGGGCACAGCATCTACGGACGGGGCAGCGCGACATTATCGCAATGAGTCAGGGTGGCGCTGAAGAGTCTCGTCTTGAAGACTACGTAGTGAGTGGTCTGATTGACTTTGATGACATCTCTTACGATGAACACGCAGAGTTGCTCTACGATCTAGCAACACAAACCGTCAGCCACTTTAAGTCATATCTCTCGGACGAAGACACACGCAAAGTACTACGCCTCTACCAGCGAGAGATAGCGCGTTTCGTCCACACTCAGATGCAGGCATATTACTGGGAAGAAGCAACAGAGTACCTTACAGAGGTCAGTAAGGGCTTTACAGAGTTGAAGCCGAGCGCGTACACCCATGCAATCAACGAACAACCCATCAACTATACTATATCGCCGACTGACAAGACTAACATGGCGCGATACCTGTTTGGTGGCTTTTCGCGATGCCTCTACCCCGTGCAAAAGTTTGCTTCCGATGCAGAGCGCCGTCTCGCCGTCATCTTGGAACGCGAAGCTGAAAAATGGTTTAAACCTGCGCTAGGACAATTTCAGATCTACTACAGCCAAGGATACGAACAGAGAGAATACCAACCGGACTTCGTTGCTGAGACAGCGCATGCCATCTATATGCTTGAACCAAAGGCTAGTAACCAGTTGGATGATCCAATTGTTCTCGCGAAGCGTACCGTAGCTGTGGAATGGTGTTCCAGGGCAACTGCTTACGCGTCAAGCTATGGTGGCAAGCCCTGGCACTATGTCCTCATCCCACACGATGCGATCGCCGATAACAGGACCCTCACCGGACTCGTCAAACAGTATGGTGTAGGCTAA
- a CDS encoding site-specific DNA-methyltransferase yields the protein MTKKQKLELTWIGKENRPRLEPRILLADSDLSYHAAQRVGDDIFDNMLIQGDNLLALKALEAEFAGKVKCVFIDPPYNTGSAFTHYDDGVEHSLWLSLMRDRLEIIWRLLSNDGSLWITIDDNEAHYLKVLCDEIFGRGNFVASMVWEKDSGRKNDTVISSSHDYVLLYSKDQVVWRKSRNLLERTEEQLERYQNPDNDPRGPWRQGADGTAKSGSDSLRYPITLPSGRVVTPPSGNFWRFSKETFEAALADDRVYFGKDGNRLPVIKKYLSDIQTGIIPKTWWPANEVGSNQEARRDHLRKLLPDIEPFATPKPERLLHRILLIATNPGDLVLDSFAGSGTTGAVAHKMGRRWIMVELGEHAVTHIVPRLRKVIDGKDPGGVTEATGWQGGGGFRFYRLAPSLLEKDRWGRWVVNKEYNPAMLAEALCKLEGFTYAPSDTFYWQHGRSTERDFIYVTTASLSHAQLQQISDEVGPERTLLVLCAAFRSNAEFPNLTVKRIPLHVLTRCEWGKDDYSLQVESLPQVPPPSSAPAKPLQQSLFDEDGRQ from the coding sequence ATGACCAAGAAGCAGAAGCTGGAGCTGACCTGGATCGGGAAAGAAAACCGACCCCGCCTTGAGCCCCGCATCCTCCTCGCAGACTCCGATCTGAGCTACCACGCTGCCCAGCGTGTTGGCGACGATATCTTCGACAACATGCTCATCCAGGGCGATAACCTGCTGGCACTCAAGGCTTTGGAGGCTGAGTTCGCCGGCAAGGTGAAGTGTGTCTTTATCGACCCACCCTACAACACCGGCAGCGCTTTCACTCACTATGACGATGGAGTCGAGCACTCACTCTGGCTCTCGCTGATGCGCGATCGTCTGGAGATTATCTGGAGGCTCCTCTCAAATGATGGCTCGCTCTGGATTACGATCGATGACAACGAGGCGCACTACTTGAAAGTCCTGTGCGACGAGATTTTCGGGCGCGGGAATTTTGTAGCCTCTATGGTTTGGGAGAAAGACAGTGGTCGAAAAAACGATACAGTAATTTCGTCGTCACATGACTATGTGCTTCTTTACTCAAAAGATCAAGTTGTTTGGAGGAAATCCCGAAATCTGCTAGAACGCACCGAAGAACAACTTGAGCGATATCAAAATCCAGACAACGATCCTCGTGGCCCGTGGCGGCAAGGTGCTGATGGAACGGCAAAAAGTGGAAGTGATAGCCTTCGATATCCTATAACTTTGCCTTCTGGGCGAGTTGTAACGCCGCCTTCCGGAAATTTTTGGCGATTCAGCAAAGAGACTTTTGAAGCGGCTTTGGCTGATGATCGAGTCTATTTTGGAAAGGATGGCAATCGCCTTCCGGTAATAAAAAAATATCTATCAGATATTCAGACGGGCATAATACCAAAAACTTGGTGGCCAGCTAATGAAGTTGGATCAAATCAGGAAGCGAGAAGGGATCATCTACGAAAGTTACTACCTGATATTGAACCCTTTGCAACTCCAAAACCCGAACGCCTTCTTCATCGCATTCTTCTGATTGCCACCAACCCCGGTGATCTCGTGCTCGACTCCTTCGCCGGGAGCGGCACGACGGGAGCCGTTGCGCACAAAATGGGCCGGCGCTGGATCATGGTGGAGCTTGGCGAGCATGCGGTGACGCATATTGTGCCGCGGCTGCGCAAGGTCATCGACGGCAAAGATCCAGGCGGCGTGACGGAGGCAACGGGCTGGCAGGGGGGCGGCGGGTTTCGCTTCTACCGGCTGGCACCCTCGCTGTTGGAAAAGGACCGCTGGGGTCGTTGGGTGGTCAACAAAGAGTACAACCCGGCTATGCTGGCCGAGGCGCTCTGCAAGCTAGAGGGCTTCACCTATGCGCCGAGCGATACTTTCTACTGGCAACATGGTCGATCCACTGAGCGCGACTTTATCTACGTCACCACGGCCAGCCTGAGCCATGCGCAGCTCCAGCAGATCTCCGATGAAGTCGGGCCGGAGCGCACGCTGCTGGTGCTCTGTGCGGCGTTCCGTAGTAATGCGGAATTCCCGAATCTGACGGTCAAGCGCATTCCGCTGCACGTGCTCACCCGCTGCGAGTGGGGCAAGGACGACTACTCGCTGCAAGTGGAAAGCCTACCGCAGGTGCCACCACCATCGAGCGCGCCCGCAAAGCCGCTCCAACAGTCACTCTTCGACGAGGATGGCCGCCAATGA
- a CDS encoding DUF86 domain-containing protein: MSDTSQRAWEFYLDDMIGCAEKALAYTATFDQAHFVASQLHYDATLRNLELVGEAATHIPATVRDANPQIPWRLIIATRNRLIHGYLGIDNDTLWSILQDDLPTLLPQLRALKDTLV; the protein is encoded by the coding sequence ATGTCTGATACTTCGCAGCGAGCGTGGGAATTTTATCTCGACGACATGATCGGATGTGCTGAGAAGGCGCTTGCCTATACGGCTACCTTTGACCAGGCGCATTTTGTTGCCAGCCAGCTGCACTACGATGCAACCCTGCGCAACCTGGAGTTGGTCGGTGAGGCTGCAACACATATTCCGGCGACCGTGCGCGATGCCAATCCGCAGATTCCCTGGCGGCTGATCATTGCGACCCGTAATCGGCTGATCCACGGCTACCTCGGTATTGACAACGACACGCTCTGGAGCATTCTTCAGGATGATCTTCCCACGCTGCTGCCACAGTTGCGTGCGTTGAAAGATACGTTGGTATGA
- a CDS encoding nucleotidyltransferase family protein, whose product MNRTHAIELLVQSKPILMQRYGVVRLALFGSTVRDTARSDSDLDILVAFDGPATSGRYFGVQFYLEDLFGCPVDLVTEKALRAELRPFIEKDAVHV is encoded by the coding sequence ATGAATCGTACCCATGCGATTGAACTGCTCGTGCAGAGCAAACCAATTCTGATGCAGCGCTATGGCGTCGTGCGCCTGGCCCTGTTTGGCTCTACGGTGCGCGATACCGCGCGTAGCGATAGCGACCTTGATATTCTGGTCGCCTTTGATGGCCCGGCTACCTCAGGGCGCTATTTCGGAGTCCAGTTCTATCTCGAAGACCTCTTCGGCTGTCCAGTCGATCTCGTCACAGAAAAGGCACTGCGTGCAGAGCTACGCCCATTTATTGAGAAGGATGCGGTGCATGTCTGA
- a CDS encoding YdeI/OmpD-associated family protein has translation MHDSDQAEAAIFFATPAAFEAWLEQHYASGRELWVGYYKVGSGQPSLTWPESVDAALCFGWIDGLRKTIDAQRYRIRFTPRKPGSTWSAVNVARVAVLTAEGRMRPAGLQAFARRHAERTAVYSYEQRHTAAFDAAFEAQFQADKAAWAFFAARPPSYRQAAIRWVMSAKKAETRQKRLETLIADSAAGRTIRELTPPSKRRAATEPPDGEA, from the coding sequence ATGCACGATTCTGATCAGGCCGAGGCGGCGATCTTCTTCGCCACGCCGGCGGCATTTGAGGCCTGGCTGGAGCAGCACTATGCCTCGGGCAGGGAGCTGTGGGTCGGCTACTACAAGGTGGGTTCCGGCCAGCCCAGCCTCACCTGGCCCGAGTCGGTCGATGCCGCGCTCTGCTTTGGCTGGATTGATGGGCTGCGGAAGACGATCGACGCGCAGCGCTATCGCATCCGCTTCACGCCACGCAAGCCCGGCAGCACCTGGAGCGCCGTCAACGTCGCGCGGGTCGCGGTGCTCACGGCCGAGGGGCGGATGCGCCCGGCCGGGCTGCAGGCGTTTGCGCGCCGCCACGCCGAGCGCACTGCCGTCTACTCCTACGAGCAGCGTCACACAGCGGCGTTTGATGCGGCGTTCGAGGCGCAGTTCCAGGCCGACAAGGCCGCGTGGGCCTTTTTCGCCGCGCGCCCGCCCTCGTATCGCCAGGCGGCGATCCGCTGGGTGATGAGCGCGAAGAAGGCCGAGACGCGCCAGAAACGGCTCGAGACGCTGATCGCCGACTCGGCGGCCGGGCGAACGATCAGGGAGCTGACGCCGCCAAGCAAACGGCGCGCGGCGACCGAGCCGCCCGACGGGGAAGCATGA
- a CDS encoding nitroreductase family deazaflavin-dependent oxidoreductase: MNLQPHIRRAWLALIKYALNPLTRRLARSSIGPFSLIRHVGRRSGKTYETPLIVAPIHGGFMIELTYGPDVDWHKNVVAAGGCTVIRRRQAYLIDRIEPVDTATGLAAFPASQRFVLRLLRRTHFEKLLLRQQP, encoded by the coding sequence ATGAACCTTCAACCACACATCCGCCGAGCATGGCTCGCCCTGATCAAGTACGCCCTGAACCCGCTAACCCGCCGGCTGGCGCGATCCTCGATCGGGCCATTCAGCCTGATCCGGCATGTGGGGCGGCGCAGCGGGAAGACCTACGAGACGCCGCTGATTGTTGCCCCGATCCATGGCGGCTTCATGATCGAGCTGACCTACGGGCCTGACGTAGACTGGCACAAGAACGTCGTGGCCGCAGGCGGCTGTACAGTTATCCGCCGTAGGCAGGCGTATCTGATCGATCGGATCGAGCCGGTAGACACTGCGACCGGACTCGCCGCCTTCCCAGCATCACAACGGTTCGTGCTGCGTCTGCTCCGCAGGACGCATTTCGAGAAACTGCTGCTGCGGCAGCAGCCCTGA
- a CDS encoding S9 family peptidase → MKKLNRVLDVPATRRDPDSDYTLHGMRFDDPYAWLEQLDDAETQAWIAAQEAATQAVLRAVPGRDWLRAALARSARYTRLSPPIRTGSHGREFFWQAEPNDDKLKLMLRRSKGAPLAVLLDPNTWPSAEALVFAVPSPDGTLVAFGRAVGSTHGAVIHVLDVETGQLLPDRPRGTSHELPAWRPDGLGFFYAACPESGEAPAGEEANWNAIYEHRVGSSAPARRIFGDDHVKEYWCSVKVSECGRFAVLYKWDFVHANVVYLLRLTDDVLVPVAPSMRSLNQVQVIGDSLLIHTDLDAPRGRTCVAPLAAPTEWRTIIPESSDTLQTVAGVDGRIYAVYSRAASHRVRIYAEDGAYLRDMQLPALGSVNRNEGEGVISGIHGGWSSDEVWVNFQSYVQPPSLYRYDYAADCLSPYHVPDVGLDTSAYETNQVWYQSLDGTPVSMFIVHRKDLPRDGRQPVRLSGYGGFNISVEPRFTALQATWLKLGGVLAFANVRGGGEYGRAWHEAAVKTRRQNAFDDYIAAARWLVAAGYTTPPKLGSRGNSNGGLLVAVAALQAPDAFGAVFCRAPILDMLRIRSTASVEFGSPDDPVEGAYLAGYSPYHNVRADRQYPTMMFVSALNDRIAPPHDPLKMVARLQAEGAQGGPYLLLPLRASGHGGGVTLTALIEQDVDELSFYCWALDVTPPSSGVARGATTRPA, encoded by the coding sequence ATGAAAAAGTTGAACCGAGTGCTGGACGTTCCCGCGACGCGCCGCGATCCAGACAGCGACTACACGCTACACGGCATGCGGTTTGATGATCCATACGCCTGGCTTGAGCAGCTCGACGACGCGGAAACCCAAGCCTGGATCGCAGCCCAGGAGGCCGCCACCCAGGCTGTGCTGCGCGCCGTGCCGGGGCGCGATTGGCTGCGCGCCGCGCTCGCTCGCTCCGCGCGCTATACTCGGCTCTCGCCGCCGATTCGCACGGGTTCGCACGGGCGCGAGTTCTTCTGGCAGGCCGAGCCGAACGACGACAAGCTGAAGCTCATGCTGCGGCGCAGCAAGGGCGCGCCGCTCGCGGTGCTGCTCGACCCCAATACGTGGCCGAGCGCGGAGGCGCTGGTGTTTGCGGTGCCATCGCCCGACGGCACGCTCGTGGCGTTCGGGAGGGCGGTTGGCAGCACCCATGGCGCGGTGATCCACGTACTCGACGTTGAGACCGGGCAGCTGCTTCCCGACCGTCCACGCGGGACGAGCCACGAGTTGCCAGCCTGGCGACCCGACGGGTTAGGATTCTTCTACGCGGCGTGTCCCGAGTCCGGCGAGGCACCCGCCGGCGAGGAGGCCAACTGGAATGCGATCTACGAGCACCGAGTCGGGTCGAGCGCGCCGGCGCGCCGAATCTTCGGCGACGACCATGTGAAGGAGTATTGGTGTTCCGTCAAAGTCAGCGAGTGCGGTCGCTTCGCTGTGCTGTACAAGTGGGACTTCGTACACGCCAACGTCGTCTATCTGCTGCGCCTCACCGACGACGTGCTTGTGCCGGTGGCCCCCAGCATGCGGTCGCTCAACCAGGTGCAGGTGATCGGCGACTCGCTGCTCATCCACACCGATCTGGATGCGCCGCGTGGCCGCACCTGCGTCGCGCCGCTGGCAGCGCCGACGGAGTGGCGAACCATTATCCCTGAAAGCTCGGACACACTTCAGACAGTTGCGGGCGTCGACGGCCGGATCTATGCCGTCTACTCGCGTGCAGCGTCGCATCGCGTGCGGATCTACGCCGAGGATGGGGCCTATCTGCGCGACATGCAGCTGCCGGCGCTTGGCTCGGTCAACCGCAACGAGGGTGAAGGCGTGATCAGCGGGATCCACGGAGGCTGGAGCAGCGACGAGGTGTGGGTCAACTTTCAATCATATGTGCAGCCACCCTCGCTCTATCGGTATGACTACGCGGCCGACTGCCTGTCGCCGTACCATGTGCCCGACGTCGGGCTCGACACATCCGCGTACGAGACCAACCAGGTCTGGTATCAGTCGCTCGACGGCACGCCGGTGTCGATGTTCATCGTCCACCGGAAGGATCTGCCTCGCGATGGGCGTCAGCCGGTACGCCTGAGCGGCTACGGCGGCTTTAATATCTCGGTTGAGCCGCGCTTTACGGCGCTCCAGGCTACCTGGCTGAAGCTGGGCGGCGTGCTGGCGTTCGCCAATGTGCGCGGCGGCGGCGAATACGGCCGCGCCTGGCACGAGGCGGCGGTCAAGACGCGGCGGCAGAATGCCTTCGACGACTATATCGCCGCAGCACGCTGGCTCGTCGCGGCGGGCTACACCACGCCGCCGAAGCTTGGCTCGCGCGGCAACAGTAACGGCGGCCTGCTCGTGGCCGTCGCCGCCCTGCAAGCGCCCGACGCCTTCGGGGCCGTGTTCTGCCGCGCGCCGATCCTCGATATGTTGCGCATCCGGAGCACGGCGAGCGTCGAGTTTGGCTCGCCCGACGATCCGGTCGAGGGGGCGTATCTTGCGGGGTATTCACCCTACCACAACGTTCGGGCCGATCGCCAGTATCCTACGATGATGTTCGTGTCGGCGTTGAATGATCGGATCGCGCCACCGCACGACCCACTCAAGATGGTCGCCCGGCTGCAGGCCGAAGGCGCACAGGGCGGACCCTACCTGCTCTTGCCACTGCGCGCCTCGGGACATGGCGGCGGTGTCACGCTGACGGCTCTGATTGAACAAGATGTCGACGAGCTCAGCTTTTACTGCTGGGCACTCGACGTCACACCCCCTTCGTCGGGCGTGGCGCGTGGCGCGACAACCCGCCCGGCCTGA
- a CDS encoding carbohydrate kinase family protein: MANILVIGGVTYDDLVYLDQFPEPRPQTLFSRKHYATVGGTGAGKALNLNRLGHRVTLHALLGDDAQGQLVRDYFQREGLCLVAENDPQGTERHINLMDAAGDRISIYAHAATFEPVIDQGRLELLISGSDVVALNITNYCRYAIPLIKAAHKPLWIDIHDYDGQATYHQAFIDAAEVLFLSSDRMRDYRAFMQRMLAAGKQMVVCTHGKQGATALSRQGWVSAAALATSIVDTNGAGDSFFSGFLHGYLQGESIPTCMHYGAVVASLTVTSPELCSDQLSPETLLTADRAPPSHTNSV; the protein is encoded by the coding sequence ATGGCAAACATCCTGGTTATCGGCGGGGTGACCTACGACGATCTGGTGTATCTCGATCAGTTTCCCGAACCCCGGCCGCAGACGCTCTTCAGCCGGAAACATTATGCGACGGTGGGCGGCACCGGGGCGGGCAAAGCCCTGAACCTAAACCGCCTGGGGCATCGCGTCACCCTCCACGCGTTGCTCGGCGACGACGCCCAGGGGCAGCTGGTGCGCGACTACTTTCAGCGCGAGGGGCTGTGCCTGGTAGCGGAAAACGACCCGCAAGGAACCGAGCGCCATATCAATCTGATGGATGCAGCGGGCGACCGCATCTCGATCTATGCCCACGCTGCGACGTTTGAGCCGGTGATTGACCAGGGCCGGCTAGAGCTGCTGATCAGCGGCTCTGATGTGGTGGCACTCAATATCACCAATTACTGCCGCTACGCCATCCCGCTGATCAAAGCTGCCCATAAGCCGCTCTGGATCGACATCCACGATTACGATGGGCAGGCGACCTATCACCAGGCATTTATCGATGCGGCCGAGGTGTTATTTCTAAGTTCGGATCGCATGCGCGACTACCGCGCGTTTATGCAGCGCATGCTGGCAGCCGGCAAACAGATGGTGGTCTGCACGCATGGCAAGCAGGGTGCGACGGCCCTCAGCCGGCAGGGCTGGGTTTCGGCCGCTGCGCTGGCAACGAGTATCGTCGATACCAACGGCGCGGGCGACAGCTTCTTCAGCGGGTTTCTGCACGGCTACCTCCAGGGCGAGTCCATCCCGACCTGTATGCACTATGGCGCTGTGGTGGCAAGCCTGACGGTAACCTCACCCGAGCTATGTTCTGATCAGCTCAGCCCCGAGACGCTGCTCACAGCCGATCGTGCCCCACCCTCTCATACCAACTCCGTTTGA